From the Thermoplasmatales archaeon genome, the window GGGTATGCTGTCCCTTGCCATATTCAACGTCCTTGGAGATATTTTCCATTACGGTTTCGGAGGTGAACCGATATTCACGATTTATGAAACATTTACATATGGTCTGTTCATTGATCTTGCCATAGCCGTGAGCAAGGGGCACCTGTTTGGTGTAGGTCTCGAACATGCCAAGGCATCAGTTAAAAGTGTTTTGGCACCGAAGACATCGCCTTCTGGGGCAAAACCCGCGGATCCAGTCGATCCGCCTAAATATGCCTGGTACACACACCCATTGTTTCTTGCGGGTTTTACAGGAGCAATAGTTGGTCTCCTGTGGGCAACACCAGATACTTTAATCTATGGTGGTTTCTTCAAACCACTTCTTTATGGTGGAATAGTGAACTGGTCAAAGATACTGTTTGACCTTGTTGCTTTCATACCTGGAGACGTTGCCTTTGGAATAATAGCCGGACTTCTGGCAGCCAGGATAGCAAGAGTGCTTGGGCAATGAACGCGATTGAAATAGACAATCTTGCATTCAAATATTTAGGGTCTACTGAAAACACAATCGAGATACCACACCTCACGATAGAAGAAGGCGAATCAGTCCTGATAACGGGAAGATCAGGATCAGGTAAATCCACCCTAATAAACTGTATAAATGGGATCATCCCGCATATAATGTCCGGAACAATGGAAGGGAATGTAAGAATTAACGGGCGTTCGACGCGAGAGATGAAAGTCTCACAAATATCGCTGGAGGTTGGCACCCTTCTTCAGGACCCTGAAAAGCAGGTAATGAACTATAAGGTTGAAGAGGAAATAGCTTTTGCTCCAGAGAATTTCAACCTTCCGAAGGAAGAGATCATTAAAAGAATCGACAATTCCATAAAAGCGGTTGGGATCGAGCACCTTAGAGGTAGAGAGACGTCCAAACTATCTGGAGGGGAACTCCAGAGAGTGGCGCTTGCCTCGGTTCTTACGATGGATCCGGGCATAATGATCCTCGATGAGCCAACATCAAATATTGATCCAGAAGGCACGAAGGATATTTTCAATTTTCTTCAAAAAGAGACCGGTTCTAAAACGTTGATGATTGTTGAGCACAAGGTAGAGCGCGTGCTCCCGTTTATTGATCGAGTGATCGTGATAGATCAGGGACGTGTGGTCGTAGATTCACCGAAAGACGAGCTGTTATCAAGTGTCGATAAACTTCTTGACATCGGTATTGAAATACCGGAACACTTTTTGCTTGCCAACAAACTGGGGTTTAAAAAACCAGATATTGAGGAGATCAGGAGAGCCATAAAAGATGGAAAAATACAACTTTCTAAGAAAGAACGAAAGATCACGAGTAATTATTATTTCAGGGCCAGCGCTAAGGTAAATTACGGTTCTGAATTCAGTCTTGATGCATCTATAAATTCGGGGGAAGGGACAATACATGCAATAATTGGCAGAAACGGCGCTGGAAAGAGCACTCTGCTTAAAGCGCTCATAGGTTTTCTTGAGAAGAAGTACGCTGATGTGTCTTCAACTATTATTGTCGGCGATCAGGCTGTGACTGACCCGGACATATACATGCGCGGAAGAATCATAGGTTACCTTCCGCAGAGTTTCGATCTTATGCTGATAAACAAGAACGTGGAACGGGAGCTCACATACTCAATGCGTGTCAGAAAACAACCAGATCTGCTTGCCCTTGCCCAGGAACTTTCTGAGTCACTCAGCCTCACTAACTACTTGAAAACGGATCCACAGATGCTCAGCCAGGGACAGAGAAGAAGAGTTGCAATGGCTTCCACAATAGCAGGAGGAGTAAAAGTCGTCATGCTTGATGAACCAACTTCCGGCCAGGACTTCTACCATAAGGAACAGTTGGGAAAGGAACTTTTAAACTTAAAGTCAAAGGGGTATGTGTTCATTATCGTCACGCATGACGTCCGCTTTGTTTACAAATACGCCGATAGCACATCACTTATAGATAACGGGAAAATAGTCCTTGAAGGTACACCAGA encodes:
- a CDS encoding ATP-binding cassette domain-containing protein, with product MNAIEIDNLAFKYLGSTENTIEIPHLTIEEGESVLITGRSGSGKSTLINCINGIIPHIMSGTMEGNVRINGRSTREMKVSQISLEVGTLLQDPEKQVMNYKVEEEIAFAPENFNLPKEEIIKRIDNSIKAVGIEHLRGRETSKLSGGELQRVALASVLTMDPGIMILDEPTSNIDPEGTKDIFNFLQKETGSKTLMIVEHKVERVLPFIDRVIVIDQGRVVVDSPKDELLSSVDKLLDIGIEIPEHFLLANKLGFKKPDIEEIRRAIKDGKIQLSKKERKITSNYYFRASAKVNYGSEFSLDASINSGEGTIHAIIGRNGAGKSTLLKALIGFLEKKYADVSSTIIVGDQAVTDPDIYMRGRIIGYLPQSFDLMLINKNVERELTYSMRVRKQPDLLALAQELSESLSLTNYLKTDPQMLSQGQRRRVAMASTIAGGVKVVMLDEPTSGQDFYHKEQLGKELLNLKSKGYVFIIVTHDVRFVYKYADSTSLIDNGKIVLEGTPEEVFTRSEEFGISPPSEYLLRC